In Tachysurus vachellii isolate PV-2020 chromosome 10, HZAU_Pvac_v1, whole genome shotgun sequence, the following proteins share a genomic window:
- the mapkbp1 gene encoding mitogen-activated protein kinase-binding protein 1 isoform X3, producing the protein MFPPKRLLRATRLDVILEKVLGITSAGNRALACEPHSGLVAYPAGCVVVLLNPKKNKQYHILNNSRKTITTLAFSPDGKYVVTGESGHMPAVRVWDVVARTQVAELQEHKYGVSCVAFSPNSKYIVSVGYQHDMIVNVWAWKKNVLVAANKVSSKVMAVSFSDDSSYFVTAGNRHVKFWYLDHTKASKVNATVPLLGRSGLLGELRNNFFSDVACGKGRKASSTFCITSSGLLCEFNEKRLLDKWVELRTSLATALSVTEDLIFCGCADGTLRAFNPVNLHFLCTLPRPHSLGTDIATITDASHLFAYKLDARYPDTVAVSYDPTNRWLSCVYNDHSLYVWDVRDLHKVGKVYSALYHASCVWSVEMYPQNSERDRACLSPGSFLSCSSDNTIRLWNTDGYNATVKRNVISNDLQKIIYIDNNVTALLDPDCTISNNSEKADPQTSENRTGIRTMCVSPDGQHLASGDRNGILRIHELQSMEEILNVQAHDSEILCLEYSKPETGLRLLATASRDRLIHVLDAQCEYGLVQTLDEHSSSITAVRFAANEGKIRMISCGADKSIYFRTAHKTDEGIMFTRTHHIVRKTTLYDMDIDPLRKYAAVGCQDRSIRIFNISNGKQKKIYKGSQGEDGTLIKVQMDPSGMYVATSCSDKSIHIFDFYTGECVATMFGHSEIVTGMKFTNDCKHLISVSGDSCIFVWRLNPELTISMRQRLSDLKQKSKPVQKSPPVKQHSVSTRKNVHSAPAVGTMFSDSDKEPEEEEGIEEEDEYNFPHRSSGSSTGEETGSSEEKHDSIREMRNISDSSPAGESSGPRQRRRWSRRLDSADLMVKSMLDLRQLETFAKSPVVNRETALHPDLDLGSTISLQTIAAWVEDPEVQVSPVPRGHTRPQYIPLSPQTPDTDAVVLYPDGCEDKVSLAGSEYQVKKLAHDMRLPKGNSCPEKQSPDSACSMDYSNSHLSSPDQPGEDSEPTEPLSVDGNSSELDMEDLEEEEEERLRKTEICSSVHETPDQEVFLKENFANLSDFITSGSTNSPLQPALTHSISSKFLTGSTGCRQAFVCSSSKTTESKVASELMHLPVSEVRPLMEDRKQINLQELQSHERPSVLHLNPEKKHIHVELSTDFLGSSAGMRKAQSIHSISSEADLPQTSKHLSKEVPPQPQTCERAPPSTLCHPLPSEPLSSTTATQPRDCPTPTKSKPRSYMSPTTSSKAKMSRSVSMSDSLNVNELNEVTAGSDTHRGSGSESYNLRSSSRSKPSSPVVPLPPSCIGSPSRGAVVPTISGAANPNSSKGIQAKLPSCARPQLHLDITKPLPDKPSMASFSPTSKNSKLGHLGNTTPVSVAPLPGPEQCHSSNMQPVTCSVPTDTSPLEQQELKTDQSEEPKKIQEKGTELEETQTKQAIQNQGSTVCLQAASRAQDSDASLSMESCKLAASELESSFKKAFHFYRMLTSTDQRQEHQEMAQVLTEAFDAVQAGLNSLPRSVESRSDSSSSSACVLGSGAGVVSEERTLALLEQYSRLLLRAVEKKIDNKF; encoded by the exons ATGTTTCCACCAAAGAGATTGCTAAGAGCTACACGACTTGAT GTGATTCTTGAAAAGGTTTTGGGAATTACTTCTGCAGGAAACCGTGCCTTGGCCTGTGAACCACACTCTGGTTTGGTAGCATACCCTGCAGG GTGTGTGGTGGTGCTCCTGAACCCCAAGAAGAATAAACAGTATCATATTCTGAACAACTCCAG GAAAACAATCACCACTCTAGCTTTCTCACCAGATGGCAAATATGTCGTCACAGGAGAG AGTGGTCATATGCCAGCAGTGCGTGTGTGGGATGTGGTGGCAAGAACTCAGGTGGCAGAACTACAGGAGCATAAGTATGGAGTGTCCTGTGTAGCTTTCTCCCCCAACAGCAAGTACATCGTCAGTGTAGGCTACCAGCATGACATGATTGTTAACGTCTGGGCCTGGAAG AAAAATGTGCTGGTGGCTGCCAATAAAGTCTCCAGTAAAGTGATGGCTGTGTCGTTTTCAGACGACAGCTCCTACTTTGTCACAGCAGGGAATAGACATGTTAAGTTTTGGTATCTTGATCACACCAAGGCTTCCAAG GTCAATGCTACAGTGCCCTTACTGGGTCGTTCTGGGTTGCTGGGTGAGCTCAGGAATAACTTCTTCAGTGATGTGGCTTGTGGCAAGGGCCGGAAGGCCAGCAGCACTTTCTGCATCACCTCCTCGGGCCTGCTGTGTGAGTTCAATGAAAAGAGGCTGCTGGATAAGTGGGTAGAGCTTAGG ACTAGCTTAGCCACTGCACTGTCTGTCACTGAAGATCTGATATTCTGTGGCTGTGCTGATGGAACTCTGCGAGCTTTTAACCCGGTCAACCTGCATTTCCTCTGCACTCTGCCCCGCCCACACAGCCTGGGCACTGACATCGCCACCATCACTGACGCAAG TCACCTCTTTGCATACAAATTGGATGCTCGGTACCCTGACACAGTGGCTGTCTCATATGACCCCACCAACCGCTGGCTGTCCTGTGTTTACAACGATCATAGTCTGTATGTCTGGGATGTTCGTGACCTCCACAAAGTGGGAAAAGTTTACTCTGCCCTGTATCatgcctcgtgtgtgtggagtgtagaG ATGTATCCACAGAACAGTGAGAGAGATCGGGCTTGTCTCTCTCCAGGTTCGTTCCTTAGCTGCTCTTCTGACAATACCATTCGCCTTTGGAACACAGACGGATACAATGCTACAGTGAAGCGTAACGTCATCAGCAAT GaccttcagaaaataatttatatagaCAATAATGTCACTGCTTTGTTGGACCCAGACTGCACCATCTCCAACAATTCTGAGAAAGCTGATCCACAGACCTCTGAGAACAGGACTGGCATTAGGACCATGTGTGTCAGCCCTGACGGTCAGCATCTGGCATCAGGGGACCGCAATGGAATACTAAG GATCCATGAGCTACAGAGCATGGAGGAGATTCTGAATGTGCAGGCCCACGACTCCGAGATCCTATGTCTGGAATATTCAAAGCCAGAGACAG GCCTGAGGCTATTGGCCACAGCAAGCAGAGACAGGCTGATCCATGTTCTTGATGCTCAGTGTGAGTATGGTCTGGTGCAGACACTTGATGAACATTCCTCCTCCATCACTGCAGTGCGGTTTGCTG CAAATGAAGGCAAAATCAGAATGATCAGCTGTGGTGCTGACAAAAGTATCTACTTCCGCACAGCACATAAG ACAGATGAAGGAATCATGTTTACACGCACCCACCATATTGTGAGGAAGACTACTCTGTACGATATGGATATTGACCCCCTGCGCAAGTACGCTGCTGTTGGCTGCCAGGACCGTAGCATCAG GATCTTTAACATCAGCAAtggcaaacagaaaaaaatatataagggCTCTCAGGGGGAGGATGGCACCCTCATTAAG GTCCAAATGGATCCATCTGGGATGTACGTGGCTACTAGCTGCTcggacaaaagcatccacattTTTGACTTCTACACTGGGGAGTGTGTAGCTACCATGTTCGGGCACTCAG AGATTGTCACTGGGATGAAGTTTACCAATGATTGCAAGCATCTGATATCAGTGTCAGGGGACAG CTGCATCTTTGTGTGGAGACTAAACCCAGAGCTGACCATCAGTATGAGACAAAGACTTTCTGATCTTAAACAGAAGAGCAAACCTGTACAGAAAAGCCCCCCTGTCAAACAACATTCAGTCAG CACTAGGAAAAATGTGCACAGTGCTCCGGCTGTGGGCACTATGTTCTCAGACAGTGATAAAGAGCCTGAGGAAGAAGAGGGTATTGAAGAGGAGGATGAATACAATTTTCCTCACCGATCTTCTGGCAGCAGCACCGGAGAAGAGACTG GATCATCAGAGGAGAAGCATGACTCGATACGAGAGATGagaaat ATTTCTGATAGCAGTCCAGCAGGTGAGAGCTCGGGTCCAAGGCAAAGGCGACGCTGGTCCAGGCGTCTAGACAGTGCGGATTTGATGGTGAAGTCCATGCTGGACCTGAGGCAGCTGGAGACTTTTGCTAAGTCCCCAGTTGTCAACCGAGAGACTGCGCTGCATCCAGATCTGGATCTTGGCAGTACCATCAGTCTACAGACTATTGCTGCATGG GTGGAGGATCCAGAAGTGCAGGTCTCGCCTGTCCCAAGAGGACACACACGTCCTCAGTACATCCCACTTTCACCTCAGACACCGGACACAGATGCTGTGGTGCTTTACCCTGACGGCTGTGAGGACAAAGTAAGCCTGGCAGGCAG TGAGTACCAGGTCAAGAAGTTAGCCCATGATATGAGATTGCCTAAAGGAAACTCCTGTCCTGAGAAGCAGAGCCCTGACAGCGCATGCTCAATGGATTATTCCAACAGCCATCTGTCTAGCCCAGATCAGCCTGGAGAAG actctGAACCCACTGAGCCACTGAGCGTGGATGGAAACTCATCTGAGCTGGACATGGAAGACctagaagaggaagaggaggagcgcCTGAGGAAGACTGAGATCTGTAGCTCTGTGCATGAGACACCAGACCAGGAAGTCTTCCTCAAAGAAAACTTTGCAAACTTGTCAGACTTCATCACCTCAG GAAGCACTAATTCTCCTCTTCAGCCAGCACTCACTCACAGCATTTCATCAAAGTTTCTCACTGGTTCCACTGGCTG CAGGCAGGCATTTGTTTGCAGTTCAAGCAAAACTACTGAGAGTAAGGTTGCTAGTGAATTGATGCATCTCCCAGTTTCTGAGGTGCGCCCTCTTATGGAGGACAGAAAACAGATCAACCTGCAAGAACTCCAGAGCCATGAGAGGCCTTCTGTTCTGCACTTAAACCCTGAGAAGAAACACATCCATGTAGAACTTTCTACTGATTTTCTGGGTTCCTCAGCTGGTATGAGGAAAGCCCAGTCCATCCACAGCATCTCTTCAGAGG CTGATTTGCCTCAGACATCAAAACATCTTTCAAAAGAGGTTCCCCCTCAGCCTCAGACTTGCGAGCGTGCTCCACCATCCACACTGTGCCACCCACTTCCCAGTGAGCCTCTCTCAAGCACGACAGCTACCCAACCAAGGGACTGTCCTACACCAACTAAGTCCAAACCACGCTCATACATGAGTCCTACCACCAGTTCCAAAGCCAAGATGTCACGCTCCGTGTCCATGAGCGACAGCCTGAATGTGAATGAGCTCAATGAAGTAACTGCAGGCtcagacacccaccgaggctcAGGATCAGAATCTTACAACCTTCGCAGTTCTTCTCGCAGCAAACCCTCATCGCCAGTAGTCCCATTGCCCCCTTCATGTATTGGGTCTCCCTCCCGTGGTGCTGTTGTACCCACCATAAGTGGTGCTGCCAACCCTAACTCTTCTAAAGGCATCCAAGCCAAATTACCCAGCTGTGCCCGTCCACAGCTACACCTGGACATCACCAAACCTCTCCCAGATAAGCCATCCATGGCCTCCTTTTCTCCTACCAGCAAGAATTCCAAGCTTGGCCACCTTGGTAACACTACTCCAGTAAGTGTAGCACCCCTTCCAGGACCAGAGCAGTGTCATTCCAGCAACATGCAGCCAGTCACATGCTCAGTCCCTACTGACACCAGCCCACTGGAGCAACAGGAGCTAAAAACTGATCAGTCTGAAGAGCCAAAGAAGATCCAAGAAAAAGGTACAGAGCTGGAGGAGACCCAGACCAAGCAGGCAATACAGAATCAGGGCAGCACAGTTTGTCTGCAGGCAGCCAGTCGAGCTCAGGATTCAG atgcATCTCTCAGTATGGAGTCATGCAAGCTTGCAGCAAGTGAACTTGAAAGTAGTTTTAAAAAGGCATTCCACTTCTACAGGATG CTGACTTCCACAGACCAGAGGCAGGAGCATCAGGAGATGGCTCAAGTGTTGACTGAGGCATTTGATGCAGTACAGGCTGGGTTGAACTCCTTGCCACGTTCTGTAGAAAGCCGCTCTGACTCCAGCAGCAGCTCTGCGTGTGTGCTGGGCAGTGGGGCAGGTGTTGTGAGTGAGGAACGAACACTGGCATTGCTGGAGCAGTATTCACGGCTTCTCCTCAGAGCTGTGGAGAAGAAAATAGACAACAAATTCTGA